Proteins co-encoded in one Deltaproteobacteria bacterium genomic window:
- a CDS encoding (2Fe-2S)-binding protein encodes MDTPRIRITVTVNGEPYVEEVPVTRSLLDFLRDDLSLTGTKEGCGEGECGACSVILDGRLVDACLIFAAEADGRRVATVEGLADGEALHPLQRTFAAAGAAQCGYCTPGMLMAGKALLDRNPSPTREEVTHGIAGNLCRCTGYGTIIQAVMEAAKES; translated from the coding sequence ATGGACACTCCACGCATTCGTATCACGGTAACCGTCAACGGCGAGCCGTACGTGGAAGAAGTGCCGGTGACCCGTTCGCTGCTGGACTTCCTGCGCGACGACCTGAGTCTCACCGGTACCAAGGAAGGGTGCGGCGAGGGGGAATGCGGCGCCTGCTCGGTCATCCTCGACGGGCGGCTGGTGGACGCCTGCCTGATCTTCGCGGCGGAAGCCGACGGCCGGCGCGTGGCGACCGTGGAGGGGTTGGCCGACGGTGAGGCGCTGCACCCGCTGCAGCGTACCTTCGCCGCCGCCGGCGCGGCCCAGTGCGGCTATTGCACGCCGGGCATGCTCATGGCGGGCAAGGCCCTGCTCGACCGCAACCCTTCCCCCACTCGCGAGGAAGTGACCCACGGCATCGCCGGCAACCTGTGCCGCTGCACCGGCTACGGTACCATCATCCAGGCGGTCATGGAGGCAGCGAAGGAATCATGA
- a CDS encoding xanthine dehydrogenase family protein molybdopterin-binding subunit, which produces MKVVGQELPRVEIFEKVTGQSVFGADVSPGGRVLHGKMVLSPHAHARITAIRTERAERLPGVRAVVTAADLPDIRYGRFVRDEAYFASTKARYAGDRIAAVAAVDEETAEEAARLIEVDYEVLPSVTSGLEAMAPDAPLLHEDYAEYWSQPDLDRRGNICGHKQIVRGDVERGFAEADRVFEHRFHVPMVHQTYIEPHTATARFDASGKATVWVPTQAQFPLRAAIAQILRMPMTKVRVIPTEIGGGFGGKLSPTVEPAAVALARKARRPVRIVMSRSEDFQTTNPRHPFHLRYKTGVKRDGTITAREIEVVLGTGFSAGSGVMISQGAAVRSPGPYRVPNLKIDSYCVYTNTATCGAYRGPAGPQLAFASESQMDIIARELDIDPVEMRLRNAMVDGDETPAGARLDDVHAKETLLRAAEALNALPKPPRNNVGRGMAMAHWLVGGMASSAGVKLNEDGTVAILTGLVDLSGASTSLAQIAAEVLGVSLADVHVRTADTDFAPHSTLSAGSQALKSMGGAVLLAAREAKRQIQQVAADKLEADAGDLEVDGNKVFVKGSPERSVTLREVGQLALEHARGPIVSTQSVSQLTPHPAMAAHGAEVEVDPETGHVRILRYVAAQDVGTAVNPLSVRGQIEGGVMQGLGQALSEACTFTDGKMDNPNLLDYKIFSVLDAPPVEVHLIQHPCASGPLGAKGVGEPPIIPPPAVVANAVFDAVGVRIHDLPITPEKIVEALKEKRSTQP; this is translated from the coding sequence ATGAAAGTCGTCGGTCAGGAACTCCCCAGGGTCGAGATCTTCGAGAAGGTGACGGGGCAATCGGTGTTCGGCGCCGACGTCTCGCCCGGAGGCCGGGTCCTCCACGGCAAGATGGTGCTGAGCCCGCACGCCCACGCACGCATTACGGCCATCCGCACCGAACGCGCCGAGCGCTTGCCCGGAGTCAGGGCGGTGGTCACGGCCGCCGACTTGCCGGACATCCGCTACGGCCGCTTCGTCCGCGATGAAGCGTACTTCGCCTCCACCAAGGCGCGCTACGCGGGCGACCGCATCGCCGCGGTGGCGGCGGTGGACGAGGAGACCGCGGAGGAAGCCGCGCGGCTCATCGAGGTGGACTACGAGGTGCTGCCCTCGGTCACCTCCGGACTGGAGGCCATGGCGCCGGATGCGCCGCTGCTGCACGAAGACTACGCCGAATACTGGTCGCAGCCGGACCTGGACCGGCGCGGCAACATCTGCGGCCACAAGCAGATCGTGCGCGGCGACGTGGAACGGGGATTCGCCGAGGCCGACCGGGTCTTCGAGCACCGTTTCCACGTGCCCATGGTGCACCAGACCTACATCGAGCCGCACACCGCCACGGCGCGCTTCGACGCCTCGGGCAAGGCCACGGTGTGGGTGCCCACCCAGGCCCAGTTTCCCTTGCGCGCGGCCATCGCGCAGATCCTGCGGATGCCCATGACCAAGGTCCGCGTCATCCCCACGGAGATCGGCGGCGGCTTCGGCGGCAAGCTGTCGCCCACCGTCGAGCCCGCGGCGGTGGCCCTGGCGCGCAAGGCGCGGCGCCCGGTGCGCATCGTCATGAGCCGGAGCGAGGACTTTCAGACCACCAACCCCCGGCATCCGTTCCACCTGCGCTACAAGACCGGGGTCAAGCGCGACGGCACCATCACGGCGCGGGAGATCGAGGTGGTCCTGGGGACCGGTTTCTCGGCCGGTTCCGGCGTCATGATCAGCCAGGGCGCGGCGGTGCGGTCGCCGGGCCCCTACCGCGTCCCCAACCTCAAGATTGACAGCTACTGCGTCTACACCAATACGGCGACGTGCGGCGCCTACCGCGGACCGGCGGGACCCCAGCTCGCCTTCGCCTCCGAGTCGCAGATGGACATCATCGCCAGGGAGCTGGACATCGACCCCGTGGAGATGCGGTTGCGCAACGCCATGGTGGACGGGGACGAGACCCCCGCCGGCGCCCGGCTCGACGACGTGCACGCGAAGGAGACGCTGCTCCGGGCGGCGGAGGCCCTGAACGCGCTCCCGAAACCGCCGCGAAACAACGTCGGGCGCGGCATGGCCATGGCCCACTGGCTCGTGGGCGGCATGGCGTCCAGCGCCGGCGTCAAGCTCAACGAGGACGGCACCGTCGCCATCCTCACCGGCCTGGTGGACCTGAGCGGCGCCAGCACCTCGCTGGCGCAGATCGCCGCGGAAGTGCTCGGCGTATCCCTGGCCGACGTGCACGTGCGCACCGCGGACACCGACTTCGCGCCCCATTCCACCCTCAGCGCGGGCAGCCAAGCGCTCAAGAGCATGGGCGGCGCGGTGCTGTTGGCGGCTCGGGAGGCGAAGCGGCAGATTCAGCAGGTGGCCGCCGACAAGCTCGAAGCCGACGCCGGGGACCTGGAGGTCGACGGCAACAAGGTGTTCGTCAAGGGTAGCCCGGAGCGTTCCGTGACGCTGCGCGAAGTCGGTCAACTGGCCCTGGAGCACGCGCGCGGCCCCATCGTAAGCACCCAGTCCGTATCACAGCTCACCCCTCATCCTGCCATGGCCGCCCACGGGGCCGAGGTGGAGGTGGACCCGGAGACAGGCCACGTGCGCATCCTGCGCTACGTGGCCGCGCAGGACGTCGGCACCGCGGTCAATCCGTTATCGGTGCGTGGTCAGATCGAAGGCGGGGTCATGCAGGGGCTGGGGCAGGCGCTCAGCGAGGCCTGCACCTTCACCGACGGGAAGATGGACAACCCCAACCTGCTGGACTACAAGATCTTCAGTGTGCTGGACGCCCCGCCCGTGGAAGTGCACCTGATCCAGCACCCCTGCGCATCGGGGCCGCTGGGCGCCAAGGGCGTGGGCGAGCCGCCGATCATCCCGCCGCCCGCGGTCGTGGCCAACGCGGTATTCGACGCCGTGGGCGTACGTATCCACGACCTGCCCATCACGCCGGAAAAGATCGTCGAGGCGCTCAAGGAAAAGCGCTCGACGCAACCCTAG